A region of Mesorhizobium sp. M3A.F.Ca.ET.080.04.2.1 DNA encodes the following proteins:
- a CDS encoding YihY/virulence factor BrkB family protein translates to MLRNIVAVKRVLYDAIGHFNTDDGWAMASHLAITSLMALFPFLIFATTLASFLGARAFADTAVHLVFDTWPEQIAKPIAREVQNVLTVRRTDLLTFGVLLAAYFASNGIEALRTSLNRAYRMTETRGIIHRRVQSIIFVLIATACFLAVSVLLVFAPLLARLAEAHFEWIRPYMGTITIWRYVIASTVIIIGLFSVHIWLPAGKRRFVSIVPGIVFTLVAWLAGSTIFATYLDHFSSYVTTYAGLASIMIAVVFLYIISAIFILGGELNAAISRYLEARARVG, encoded by the coding sequence TTGCTCAGGAATATCGTAGCAGTCAAGCGCGTGCTCTACGATGCGATCGGCCATTTCAACACTGACGACGGCTGGGCGATGGCCAGCCATCTGGCGATCACCTCGCTGATGGCGCTGTTTCCGTTCCTGATCTTTGCGACCACCCTGGCAAGCTTTCTCGGCGCGCGCGCCTTCGCCGACACGGCCGTGCACCTGGTCTTCGACACCTGGCCGGAGCAGATCGCCAAGCCCATCGCGCGCGAAGTGCAGAACGTGCTCACCGTGCGTCGCACCGATCTTCTGACTTTCGGCGTGCTGCTTGCTGCCTACTTCGCCTCGAACGGCATCGAGGCGCTGCGGACGTCCCTCAACCGCGCATACCGAATGACCGAGACGCGCGGCATCATCCATCGGCGGGTGCAGAGCATCATCTTCGTGCTGATCGCGACGGCCTGCTTCCTGGCCGTCAGCGTGCTCCTGGTGTTCGCGCCGCTGCTGGCGCGGCTGGCGGAAGCGCATTTCGAATGGATCAGGCCCTATATGGGCACGATCACCATATGGCGCTACGTGATCGCCTCGACGGTCATCATCATCGGCCTGTTTTCGGTGCATATCTGGCTGCCGGCCGGCAAGCGCCGCTTCGTCTCGATCGTTCCCGGCATCGTGTTCACGCTGGTCGCCTGGCTGGCCGGCTCGACCATCTTCGCCACCTATCTCGACCATTTCTCATCCTATGTGACGACTTATGCCGGGCTCGCCTCGATCATGATCGCGGTGGTTTTCCTCTATATCATCTCGGCCATCTTCATCCTCGGCGGCGAGCTCAATGCCGCCATCAGCCGCTATCTCGAGGCCCGTGCGCGGGTCGGTTGA
- a CDS encoding rhomboid family intramembrane serine protease, which produces MFIPLYDTNRLRHIRLQYVTIGLIAANALIYLATAIGGENFTNAAVLGLGFIPSVVHDKVELSPEFVVIPESLSYLTYSFLHADIFHLGGNMLFLWVFGDNVEDALGHIRYLIFYLACAVAGAFFQGLVAWDSQVPLIGASGAIAGVVAAYLILYPRVKVWVLAFARIPLRIPAFIPLILWILFQIVMFVAGGEDRVSWACHIGGIVAGSILVLVLRSRGVPLLAGADGEPEPTPKIQQAPVPTEPTANAGSAAQPKPQWGRGSVSPQD; this is translated from the coding sequence ATGTTTATCCCGCTCTACGATACCAACAGGCTGCGCCACATCCGCCTGCAATATGTGACGATCGGCCTGATCGCGGCGAACGCGCTGATCTATCTGGCGACCGCGATCGGCGGCGAGAACTTCACCAATGCGGCGGTGCTTGGCCTTGGCTTCATTCCCTCCGTCGTCCACGACAAGGTCGAGCTCTCTCCCGAATTCGTCGTCATCCCGGAAAGCCTCAGCTATCTAACATACTCGTTCCTGCACGCCGACATCTTTCATCTCGGCGGCAACATGCTGTTTCTGTGGGTATTTGGAGACAATGTCGAGGATGCGCTCGGCCACATCCGCTACCTGATCTTCTATCTCGCTTGCGCGGTCGCCGGCGCCTTCTTCCAGGGCTTGGTGGCCTGGGATTCGCAGGTGCCCTTGATCGGCGCCTCGGGCGCCATTGCCGGCGTGGTCGCCGCCTACCTGATCCTCTATCCGAGGGTGAAGGTCTGGGTGTTGGCCTTTGCGCGCATCCCGCTGCGCATTCCCGCCTTCATTCCGCTCATCCTCTGGATCCTGTTCCAGATCGTGATGTTTGTCGCGGGCGGCGAGGACCGGGTTTCGTGGGCCTGCCACATCGGCGGCATCGTCGCCGGCTCCATCCTGGTGTTGGTGCTGCGCAGCCGCGGCGTGCCGCTGCTGGCCGGTGCCGACGGTGAGCCCGAGCCCACGCCGAAGATCCAGCAGGCCCCCGTTCCGACCGAACCCACCGCGAATGCCGGCAGTGCCGCGCAGCCGAAGCCGCAATGGGGCCGTGGATCAGTTTCCCCCCAGGACTGA
- a CDS encoding winged helix-turn-helix domain-containing tetratricopeptide repeat protein, whose protein sequence is MPRMQGSRFAFGPFVLDPDAGTLLRNDVPVAAGYRGLKLLSALVARPGEILGKAELMDAAWPDTAVEEGNLTVQIAQLRKLLGPAADGGEWIATVPRVGYRFTGAIEQRDGGTKRKPLALPDKPSIAVLPFVAFSNDPEQESFADGLTEDLITDLSRIGGLFVIARNSAFAYKGRAMDVRRIAEDLGVRYLLEGSARRAAGRVRINAQLVDAVSGEHLWAERFDRSLEDIFAVQDEVTAKIVEALLGRLRAPPPRNRPRNLEAYDLCVRARKLIDDSPQSAREAHLLLTRAVSLDPDYAEAYRWLAMNHWMSWVHWGEPVEPNRSIALELAHKAVAIDPNDAGCRWVLANLLAYERRFEESDAEFARAIELDPNEADIWATLSDIVVLAGHVDEGLEHIRKAFRLNPYPASWYYLTLGAAQYAAHDYEAAIETLRTDETYRTSSRRFLAASLAQLGRLDEARAEVEMFLVANPHFTTSHWVWTEPFRDAATQQHFVDGFRKAGLPE, encoded by the coding sequence ATGCCCCGTATGCAGGGATCGCGCTTTGCCTTTGGTCCGTTTGTGCTTGATCCGGATGCGGGAACGCTGCTTCGGAATGATGTTCCCGTTGCCGCCGGCTACCGGGGGCTGAAGTTGCTTTCGGCGCTGGTAGCGCGGCCCGGCGAAATCCTCGGCAAGGCCGAATTGATGGATGCCGCGTGGCCGGACACGGCCGTCGAGGAAGGCAACCTCACCGTTCAGATCGCGCAGCTCAGGAAGCTGCTTGGCCCGGCCGCCGATGGCGGTGAGTGGATCGCCACGGTTCCGCGCGTCGGTTACCGCTTCACGGGGGCGATCGAACAGCGCGACGGGGGCACGAAGCGAAAACCCTTGGCGCTGCCCGACAAGCCGTCGATAGCCGTGCTGCCCTTCGTTGCGTTCAGCAACGATCCCGAGCAGGAATCCTTCGCCGATGGCTTGACCGAGGACCTGATCACCGACCTGTCCAGAATCGGCGGCCTGTTCGTCATCGCCCGCAACTCGGCCTTTGCCTACAAAGGCAGGGCCATGGACGTGCGCAGGATAGCCGAGGACCTTGGCGTTCGCTACTTGCTGGAGGGGAGTGCCAGACGCGCCGCGGGGCGCGTGCGCATCAATGCCCAGCTGGTCGATGCGGTGAGCGGCGAACATCTGTGGGCCGAGCGCTTCGACCGCAGCCTCGAGGATATCTTCGCCGTCCAGGACGAGGTGACGGCCAAGATCGTGGAGGCGCTGCTTGGCCGGCTGCGCGCGCCGCCGCCGCGCAATCGGCCCAGGAATCTCGAAGCCTACGATCTCTGCGTGCGGGCCCGCAAGCTGATCGACGACTCGCCGCAGTCGGCCCGCGAAGCGCATCTGCTGCTGACGCGCGCGGTGTCGCTCGACCCGGACTACGCCGAGGCCTATCGCTGGCTTGCCATGAACCACTGGATGTCATGGGTGCACTGGGGGGAACCCGTTGAGCCGAACCGCAGTATCGCGCTGGAGCTGGCGCACAAGGCCGTGGCGATCGATCCCAACGATGCCGGCTGCCGCTGGGTGCTCGCCAACCTGCTTGCATATGAACGCCGCTTCGAGGAGTCGGATGCCGAGTTCGCCAGGGCGATCGAGCTCGACCCGAACGAGGCTGACATCTGGGCGACACTGTCCGACATCGTGGTCCTGGCCGGACATGTTGATGAAGGCCTCGAGCATATTCGCAAGGCGTTCCGGCTGAACCCCTATCCGGCCAGCTGGTATTATCTGACGCTCGGCGCGGCGCAATATGCGGCCCACGACTACGAAGCCGCCATCGAGACGCTGCGCACGGACGAGACTTATCGCACAAGCTCGCGCCGTTTCCTGGCGGCAAGCCTTGCCCAGCTCGGCCGGCTCGACGAGGCCCGCGCGGAGGTCGAGATGTTCCTCGTCGCCAACCCGCATTTCACCACCAGCCACTGGGTCTGGACCGAGCCGTTCCGCGATGCCGCCACGCAGCAGCATTTCGTCGACGGCTTCCGCAAGGCCGGCCTTCCGGAGTGA
- a CDS encoding GFA family protein: MDRLTGGCLCGNVRIVASGRPYRVCICHCLDCRKHHGALFYAAAVFPQDAVTVEGETRDYAGRFFCPRCGSSVFARTANEIEVHLGSLDAPDQLKPTYESWTIRRESWLPPFPVATQYERDRDAASPFEP; encoded by the coding sequence ATGGACCGGCTCACTGGCGGTTGCCTGTGCGGCAATGTGCGGATTGTGGCGTCGGGACGCCCATACCGGGTCTGCATCTGTCACTGTCTCGATTGCCGCAAGCATCATGGGGCGCTTTTTTATGCCGCCGCGGTATTCCCGCAGGATGCGGTGACGGTCGAAGGCGAGACCCGCGACTATGCCGGGCGGTTCTTCTGTCCGCGCTGCGGCTCGTCTGTTTTCGCACGCACGGCGAACGAGATCGAAGTGCACCTGGGATCCCTGGACGCCCCTGACCAGTTGAAGCCGACCTATGAAAGCTGGACCATCCGTCGCGAGTCGTGGCTGCCGCCATTTCCGGTCGCGACGCAATACGAGCGCGACCGCGACGCCGCGAGTCCGTTCGAGCCCTAG
- a CDS encoding DNA-3-methyladenine glycosylase yields MQRIASLDDIAAGLDALCRIDPRLEQVRDRAGEVPLRLSEPGFGSLASIIVSQQVSRASADAIFGRLTKLVDPLTPEGILCAGEDIFREAGLSRPKQRGLIAVAQAVAGGLDLDHLCSVDAGEAISAMTAVPGIGPWTAECYLLFAAGHPDVFPARDVALQRAVGHALGIEPRPPEKMLIRLAESWSPWRGVASRLFWAYYRELKGKDAAPVEQTVKKA; encoded by the coding sequence GTGCAACGCATCGCCTCGCTCGACGACATTGCGGCAGGGCTGGACGCGCTCTGCCGCATCGATCCGAGACTGGAGCAGGTGCGCGACAGGGCGGGCGAAGTGCCGCTCAGGCTGTCGGAGCCGGGGTTCGGCAGCCTCGCCTCGATCATCGTCTCGCAACAGGTGTCGCGCGCCAGCGCCGACGCCATCTTCGGCCGGCTGACCAAGCTGGTCGATCCGTTGACGCCGGAAGGGATTCTGTGCGCCGGCGAAGACATATTTCGCGAGGCGGGCCTGTCGCGGCCGAAACAGCGCGGGCTGATCGCGGTCGCGCAAGCGGTGGCCGGCGGGCTCGATCTCGATCACCTCTGCTCGGTCGATGCCGGCGAGGCGATCTCGGCAATGACAGCGGTGCCCGGCATCGGCCCGTGGACGGCGGAATGCTACCTCCTGTTCGCCGCCGGCCATCCGGATGTCTTCCCCGCGCGCGACGTCGCGCTGCAGAGAGCGGTCGGTCATGCGCTCGGCATCGAGCCGCGTCCACCGGAGAAAATGCTCATCCGGCTGGCCGAATCATGGAGCCCCTGGCGAGGGGTCGCATCGCGGCTTTTCTGGGCCTACTACCGCGAATTGAAGGGCAAAGACGCCGCACCCGTCGAACAAACCGTCAAAAAAGCCTGA
- a CDS encoding YqaA family protein — protein sequence MLRGLYDWTLSLAARKSAEWWLAVIAFVESSVFLVPADVLYLPMALSKPERAYRYALVATVASVLGGVAGWFIGHYAYEAVAKPILEFYGKYDEFEQLRTSSGVGFIILMLITSGAAHLPPIKVVTILSGVIGVNLLLFIGLAIVARGARFLLLAWLLRRYGESIKEFIEKRLGLIVGAGAAALILLYMLVRYAHA from the coding sequence ATGCTTCGCGGACTTTACGACTGGACCCTGTCGCTGGCGGCGCGCAAATCGGCCGAATGGTGGCTGGCCGTCATCGCTTTCGTCGAAAGCTCCGTCTTCCTGGTGCCGGCCGACGTGCTCTATCTGCCGATGGCCCTGTCCAAGCCCGAGCGCGCCTATCGCTATGCGCTTGTCGCAACGGTCGCCTCGGTGCTCGGCGGCGTCGCCGGCTGGTTCATCGGCCACTATGCCTACGAGGCGGTCGCCAAGCCGATCCTGGAATTCTACGGCAAATATGATGAGTTCGAGCAGTTGCGGACCTCGTCGGGCGTCGGCTTCATCATCCTGATGCTGATCACTTCGGGCGCCGCCCACCTGCCGCCGATCAAGGTGGTGACGATCCTGTCGGGCGTCATCGGCGTCAATCTCCTGCTTTTCATCGGGCTGGCCATCGTGGCGCGCGGCGCCCGTTTCCTGCTGCTCGCGTGGCTGCTGCGCCGCTATGGCGAGTCGATCAAGGAGTTCATCGAAAAGCGTTTGGGATTGATTGTCGGCGCCGGCGCCGCTGCCCTTATTTTGCTCTATATGCTCGTCAGATACGCCCACGCGTAA
- a CDS encoding cob(I)yrinic acid a,c-diamide adenosyltransferase has translation MVKLNKIYTRTGDDGTTGLGSGERRLKSDLRVDAYGTVDEANACIGMARLHTGGQHPVIDAMLARIQNDLFDLGADLAVPDQGKPLDYEPLRIVAAQTERVENDIDLLNKDLQPLKSFVLNGGAPAAAALHLARTVARRAERIMVALAQDPAEHVNREALKYINRVSDFLFVAARAVNDNGNADVLWVPGKNR, from the coding sequence GTGGTCAAGCTCAACAAGATCTACACGCGCACCGGCGACGACGGCACCACCGGACTTGGCAGCGGCGAGCGCCGGCTGAAATCCGACCTGCGGGTCGATGCTTACGGTACGGTGGACGAGGCCAATGCCTGCATCGGCATGGCGCGCCTGCACACCGGGGGGCAGCATCCGGTCATCGACGCCATGCTCGCGCGCATCCAGAACGATCTTTTCGATCTCGGCGCCGACCTTGCCGTGCCGGACCAAGGCAAGCCTCTGGACTATGAGCCGTTGCGCATCGTCGCCGCGCAGACCGAGCGCGTCGAAAACGATATCGACCTGCTCAACAAGGACCTGCAGCCGCTGAAATCCTTCGTGCTGAACGGCGGCGCGCCGGCCGCGGCGGCTCTTCACCTTGCCCGCACGGTGGCGCGGCGTGCGGAGCGCATCATGGTGGCGCTGGCGCAGGATCCGGCCGAGCACGTCAACCGCGAGGCGCTCAAATACATCAACCGCGTGTCGGACTTTCTGTTCGTCGCCGCCCGCGCGGTCAATGACAACGGAAATGCCGACGTGCTATGGGTTCCCGGCAAGAACCGCTGA
- a CDS encoding twin transmembrane helix small protein, protein MATVFNILAIVVMVAVVIVLIRGLINMMRGGSGMTSNKLMQARVLLQFVALVLIMLTVYFSRK, encoded by the coding sequence ATGGCAACCGTCTTCAACATCCTGGCCATCGTCGTCATGGTCGCCGTTGTCATCGTGCTGATCCGGGGGCTCATCAACATGATGCGCGGCGGGTCCGGCATGACCTCGAACAAGCTGATGCAGGCCCGCGTGCTGCTGCAATTCGTAGCCTTGGTGCTGATCATGCTGACGGTGTATTTCAGCCGCAAATGA
- a CDS encoding HNH endonuclease, with translation MTVAVSPDGLPALVLNADYRPLSYYPLSLWSWQDAIKAVFLDRVNIVAEYEHAVSSPTFSMKLPSVVSLKAYVKPSRHPAFTRFNVFLRDRFQCQYCGTTEDLTFDHVVPRHRGGATTWDNVVAACSPCNLRKGGMMPAQAKMWPLQKPYQPTVHDLHNNGRLFPPNHLHESWMDYLYWDVELEP, from the coding sequence GTGACGGTTGCCGTATCTCCGGATGGGCTTCCCGCACTGGTGCTGAATGCGGACTACCGTCCGCTCAGCTATTACCCCTTGTCGCTCTGGTCGTGGCAGGACGCCATCAAGGCGGTCTTCCTCGACAGGGTCAACATCGTCGCCGAATACGAGCATGCGGTCTCCTCGCCGACCTTCTCGATGAAGCTGCCGAGCGTGGTCAGCCTGAAGGCCTATGTGAAGCCGTCGCGGCATCCCGCCTTCACCCGCTTCAATGTCTTCCTGCGCGACCGCTTCCAATGCCAGTATTGCGGCACGACCGAGGACCTGACCTTCGACCATGTCGTCCCGCGCCATCGCGGCGGGGCGACGACTTGGGACAACGTCGTCGCCGCCTGCTCGCCCTGCAACCTTAGAAAAGGCGGCATGATGCCGGCGCAGGCCAAGATGTGGCCGCTGCAGAAGCCGTATCAGCCGACGGTGCACGACCTGCACAACAACGGTCGCCTGTTCCCGCCCAACCATCTGCATGAAAGCTGGATGGATTATCTCTACTGGGATGTCGAGCTGGAGCCGTAG
- a CDS encoding electron transfer flavoprotein subunit beta/FixA family protein, producing MKILVPVKRVVDANVKVRVKADGLGVELANVKMAMNPFDEIAVEEAIRLKEAGKAEEIVVVSIGPQQAQETLRTALAMGADRGILVKTDEQAEPLGVAKVLKGVVEAEKPGLVILGKQAIDDDSNQTGQMLAALLGWAQGTFASKVELAGDHAKVTREVDGGLQTVQLKMPAIVTADLRLNQPRYASLPNIMKAKKKPLDEKSPADYGADVKPRLKVIKTEEPGGRKAGVKVKSVAELVEKLKNEAGVL from the coding sequence ATGAAGATCCTTGTGCCCGTGAAACGGGTTGTGGATGCGAACGTCAAGGTTCGGGTGAAGGCCGATGGCCTTGGCGTCGAACTTGCCAACGTCAAGATGGCGATGAACCCGTTCGACGAGATCGCCGTCGAGGAAGCGATCCGCCTGAAGGAAGCCGGCAAGGCCGAGGAGATCGTCGTCGTTTCGATCGGTCCGCAGCAAGCGCAGGAAACGCTGCGGACCGCGCTCGCCATGGGTGCCGACCGCGGCATCCTGGTCAAGACCGACGAGCAGGCCGAGCCGCTGGGCGTGGCCAAGGTCCTGAAGGGCGTGGTCGAGGCCGAGAAGCCCGGTCTCGTCATCCTCGGCAAGCAGGCGATCGACGACGACTCGAACCAGACCGGCCAGATGCTGGCGGCGCTGCTCGGCTGGGCGCAAGGTACCTTCGCTTCCAAGGTGGAACTCGCCGGCGACCATGCCAAGGTGACGCGCGAGGTCGATGGCGGTCTGCAGACGGTGCAGCTGAAGATGCCGGCGATCGTCACCGCCGACTTGCGCCTGAACCAGCCGCGCTATGCTTCGCTGCCCAATATCATGAAGGCCAAGAAGAAGCCCCTCGACGAAAAGAGCCCCGCCGACTACGGCGCCGACGTCAAGCCGCGCCTGAAGGTGATCAAGACCGAGGAGCCCGGCGGCCGCAAGGCGGGCGTCAAGGTCAAGAGCGTGGCCGAACTGGTCGAGAAGCTCAAGAACGAAGCCGGCGTGCTCTGA
- a CDS encoding DMT family transporter produces MQSIKRFIPASFVVLWATGFIGARYAMPWAEPFTFLSIRFVLAAILLAALTVALGSRRATRAEALHATTAGVLMHGVYLGAVFWAIHRGMPAGFSALIVGLQPLITAVLAGKFLGEAILPRHWAGLAVGLVGVVIVLWPKLGAIGGGVTAATLTASLVSVLGMSAGTIWQKRFASGGDLVAATMWQYVGGSALMILGSLAFETRTITLNGELIFAMAWLVLVLSIGAIFLLMVMIRDGEMSKVASLFYLVPAVTAVIAWVLFGEQLNLLQIVGMAIATLGVGLATAGQARAKEELKNRGTEELRNWRKRRQ; encoded by the coding sequence ATGCAAAGCATCAAGCGGTTCATCCCCGCCTCCTTCGTCGTCCTGTGGGCAACCGGCTTCATCGGCGCTCGCTATGCTATGCCATGGGCCGAGCCCTTCACTTTCCTCTCCATTCGTTTCGTGCTGGCGGCGATCCTGCTCGCCGCCCTGACGGTCGCGCTCGGTTCGCGCAGGGCGACCCGCGCCGAGGCCCTGCACGCCACCACCGCCGGCGTCCTCATGCATGGCGTCTATCTCGGCGCGGTGTTCTGGGCGATTCACCGCGGCATGCCGGCCGGGTTCTCGGCGCTGATCGTCGGCCTTCAGCCGCTGATCACGGCGGTGCTCGCCGGAAAATTCCTGGGTGAGGCGATCCTGCCCCGCCATTGGGCCGGCCTCGCGGTCGGGCTGGTCGGCGTGGTCATTGTGCTTTGGCCGAAGCTCGGCGCCATCGGCGGCGGCGTCACCGCCGCGACGCTGACGGCTTCGCTCGTCTCGGTGCTCGGCATGAGCGCCGGCACCATCTGGCAGAAGCGTTTTGCCTCAGGCGGCGACCTGGTGGCGGCCACGATGTGGCAATATGTCGGCGGCTCCGCCCTGATGATCCTGGGCTCGCTCGCCTTCGAAACGCGCACCATCACGCTCAACGGCGAGTTGATCTTTGCCATGGCATGGCTGGTGCTGGTGCTGTCGATCGGCGCCATCTTCCTGCTGATGGTGATGATCCGCGACGGCGAGATGTCCAAGGTGGCGTCCCTTTTCTACCTGGTTCCGGCGGTCACCGCCGTCATCGCCTGGGTCCTGTTCGGCGAACAGCTCAATCTGCTGCAGATCGTCGGCATGGCGATCGCCACGCTGGGCGTCGGCCTGGCGACGGCGGGGCAGGCGAGAGCAAAAGAGGAATTGAAGAACCGAGGAACTGAGGAACTGAGGAATTGGAGAAAAAGGCGACAATGA
- a CDS encoding disulfide bond formation protein B, whose product MTATMTADTANQQTRAALFLAVAMAATVGSALAFQYIGGYIPCHLCLEQRTPYYIGAPLMVVAVIASVLRAPAWVTRGLLAIGGFLMLYGLYLGVYHSGVEWAWWPGPADCTAGAGPVDTGGKGVLDALDKFVPPSCDKAALRILGLSLAGWNAIASFILAAVAFRSALSPD is encoded by the coding sequence ATGACAGCGACGATGACTGCCGACACCGCGAACCAGCAGACGCGCGCCGCACTGTTTCTTGCCGTCGCCATGGCGGCGACCGTCGGTTCGGCGCTCGCGTTCCAATATATCGGCGGCTACATCCCCTGCCATCTCTGCCTGGAGCAGCGCACGCCCTACTATATCGGCGCGCCGCTGATGGTGGTGGCGGTGATCGCGTCCGTGCTGCGCGCGCCGGCCTGGGTGACGCGCGGGCTGCTGGCCATCGGCGGCTTCTTGATGCTCTATGGCCTCTATCTCGGCGTCTATCACTCCGGCGTCGAATGGGCCTGGTGGCCGGGTCCAGCCGATTGCACCGCGGGCGCGGGCCCGGTCGACACTGGCGGCAAGGGCGTGCTCGATGCCCTCGACAAGTTCGTGCCGCCCTCCTGCGACAAGGCGGCCTTGCGCATCCTTGGCCTGTCGCTCGCCGGCTGGAATGCCATCGCCAGCTTCATCCTGGCCGCCGTCGCCTTCCGCAGCGCGCTGTCGCCCGATTGA
- a CDS encoding DUF1127 domain-containing protein, with protein MNDTCTLASAPHQAARTGTPAARPSRRRNTLAALRSIIASWRARAYFRRDLKRMSETNPHLIDDIGLTREQAEEEIAKLPFWQR; from the coding sequence ATGAATGATACCTGCACCCTGGCGTCAGCCCCGCATCAGGCAGCGCGGACCGGAACGCCCGCGGCACGGCCCTCGCGCCGGCGCAACACCCTGGCCGCCCTGCGAAGCATCATCGCGTCCTGGCGCGCGCGGGCCTATTTCCGCCGGGATCTCAAGCGGATGTCGGAGACCAATCCGCATCTGATCGACGATATCGGCCTGACGAGAGAGCAGGCCGAGGAGGAGATCGCCAAGCTGCCCTTCTGGCAGCGGTAG
- the gluQRS gene encoding tRNA glutamyl-Q(34) synthetase GluQRS, with the protein MTLLTFRFAPSPNGELHLGHAYSALLNQQMAARAGGRLLLRVEDIDVTRCTPEFEAGIFRDLEWLGLAWEKPVRRQSEHFAEYGTVLDRLIAEELVYPAFMSRGEIRAFIAETEKQGRDWPRDPDGVPLYPSLDKALPVKERKRRIAENMPFAWRLDIEAAVARASPHLSWTEFNDETMSTTQIVEARPQVWGDVIVARRDIPTSYHLAVVLDDALQGVSHVVRGQDLYSATGVQRLLQELLGLWPPRYFHHRLILGPDGRKLGKSLKDTGLAALRQAGVSAQDVKRLVGL; encoded by the coding sequence ATGACACTGCTGACATTCCGCTTCGCGCCGAGCCCCAATGGCGAATTGCATCTCGGCCATGCCTATTCGGCGCTGCTCAACCAGCAGATGGCGGCGCGAGCGGGCGGGCGCCTGCTGCTGCGCGTCGAGGACATCGACGTCACCCGCTGCACGCCGGAATTCGAGGCCGGCATTTTTCGCGACCTGGAATGGCTGGGGCTGGCCTGGGAGAAGCCGGTTCGGCGCCAGTCGGAGCATTTCGCCGAATATGGCACCGTGCTCGACCGGCTGATCGCCGAAGAACTGGTCTATCCTGCCTTCATGAGCAGAGGCGAGATCCGCGCCTTCATTGCCGAGACCGAAAAGCAGGGCCGTGATTGGCCGCGCGACCCCGATGGCGTGCCGCTCTATCCTTCTTTGGACAAGGCTTTGCCGGTCAAGGAGCGCAAGCGCCGCATTGCCGAGAACATGCCATTCGCCTGGCGGCTGGACATCGAAGCGGCCGTGGCCCGCGCCTCACCTCACCTGTCGTGGACCGAATTCAACGACGAAACCATGAGCACGACGCAAATCGTCGAAGCGAGACCGCAAGTCTGGGGTGACGTCATCGTGGCCCGCCGCGACATCCCGACCAGCTATCACCTCGCCGTCGTTCTCGACGACGCGCTGCAGGGTGTCAGCCATGTCGTGCGCGGGCAGGACCTCTATTCCGCGACCGGCGTCCAGCGGCTGCTGCAGGAACTGCTCGGCCTGTGGCCGCCACGCTATTTCCATCACCGCCTGATCCTCGGGCCGGACGGCAGGAAGCTGGGCAAGAGTCTGAAGGATACCGGCCTTGCCGCGCTCCGGCAGGCGGGCGTGTCTGCGCAGGACGTCAAGCGGCTGGTCGGGCTTTGA
- a CDS encoding nucleoside deaminase encodes MTRDQMIAHLFAADAVARGVVAHGHHPFGAVLVGPDGAILMRQGNIDTVHHAETELARRAADAYSPEFLWTCTLVSTGEPCAMCTGTLYWANIGRLVYGYEESKLLALTGDHPENPTMSLPSRVVLGSGQKKIEVHGPFPEIEDELLAAHRDFWRR; translated from the coding sequence ATGACGCGCGACCAGATGATCGCTCACCTTTTCGCGGCCGATGCCGTTGCCCGCGGCGTGGTCGCGCATGGCCATCACCCATTCGGTGCGGTGCTGGTCGGGCCCGACGGCGCGATCCTCATGCGCCAGGGTAATATCGACACGGTGCATCACGCCGAGACCGAACTCGCGCGGCGCGCGGCGGATGCCTATTCGCCGGAGTTTCTCTGGACCTGCACCCTGGTCTCGACCGGTGAACCCTGCGCGATGTGCACCGGAACGCTTTACTGGGCGAACATCGGCCGGCTGGTCTACGGCTACGAGGAGAGCAAGCTTCTCGCGCTGACCGGCGACCATCCCGAAAACCCGACGATGAGCCTGCCCTCGCGCGTCGTGCTTGGCTCTGGCCAGAAGAAGATCGAGGTTCACGGCCCCTTCCCCGAAATTGAGGACGAGCTTCTCGCTGCGCATCGCGACTTCTGGCGACGGTAA